The following coding sequences are from one Paenibacillus tundrae window:
- a CDS encoding copper amine oxidase N-terminal domain-containing protein — protein sequence MKKVMSALAVSAMLMSALPTSVMDAAARISIYINDAEISSAQAPVMKAGRVLVPLRSIFEGLDAKVQYTNKTKTIKATRGDQEVSLTLGSKVAYINGEAVALDVPANTIKGSTMVPIRFVSEAFGEKVFWNSRMQRVDIKKTVAPPVDDTQYSAWNIYGSVSGSNGDGRDLTVSFTRPTSERAVSAYRVMLVKTRDVNGFNETSATAVPSGNYTSITPNGNNPKLTLNAQTRDVNGDLLNSNETYRLYVLTVGNNNNNFKNTLSWSSQTLKLSAVKTAVQSVTSLRAADISDYGDGRDLEINFTQPSNTSNITYYRAFVVKAKDASSFNLAAANKVSNSNSTIIYKANTQTMKSQFSSSTRDTSGEIIKNGTAYVVYILSVSTNAATTDNKLSAASASLTLGVNATTAPVITQVKDNSDYGDGRDIQVSFNRSSDESKVSSYRIFVVRNAVSSSFNLTTANNLSSNFYYTVNKTGNNITTTLPSSMKDTSGYNVTNLQDYRIYVLAVGNNGAANILSSSSAVLRLTNNGNAGAVSNLTVADVSDYGNSQDLRVSFTKATDESRVSSYRVFVVPSGNVGSFTLNAANASSYYQQVNKTGGNQTFTLSSGLRDVYGTTIREGVSYRVFVLSVSSSGNASQNSLSGYSLPITLTKNTALTAPAGVQAADIADNGNGSDLQVTFNRPANEANIYQYRVFVVKSGNVGSFNLAEANRNSNFKIINKAGGSGNYNVTLDSNSKATDGTTIGNDVNYRVFVLAMSNNDSIANALSTGFDVKLATTSAVGAVSAVKITLKPQEQAVGNSSDLMVSFDKPRDASGISSYALMIVPSENASSFIPNTAKAVLQANYYQNISKDASSTNVPFFAVTPDVNGNQIVVGKTYQAFIVSVSETNSRSISLSEASNIFKVEPKKQEPVEVKTATLTATDATTTQAAKIMFTPATDETGISEYRVFVVEEGKSFNINKAIELSNSSDRSQKVNQGTTAGEISLSIQNDTEGNAISNDLNYGVYVLSVAKTDYKHALFSPSNLVKLKVSEPTQIQSDETTL from the coding sequence GTGAAAAAGGTGATGTCAGCGTTGGCGGTATCAGCTATGTTGATGTCAGCACTACCAACGTCGGTTATGGATGCTGCTGCACGAATTAGCATTTATATCAATGATGCAGAGATATCTTCAGCTCAGGCACCTGTAATGAAGGCTGGACGTGTACTGGTTCCATTGAGATCGATCTTCGAAGGATTGGATGCCAAAGTACAGTATACGAACAAAACGAAAACCATTAAGGCGACGCGGGGAGACCAGGAAGTTTCACTGACGCTGGGTTCCAAGGTTGCTTACATTAACGGAGAAGCCGTAGCGCTAGATGTACCTGCCAATACGATTAAAGGAAGCACAATGGTTCCGATTCGATTTGTGAGCGAAGCTTTTGGAGAAAAAGTGTTCTGGAACTCCCGTATGCAGCGGGTAGATATCAAAAAGACGGTTGCACCGCCTGTAGATGACACACAATATTCAGCCTGGAATATTTACGGTTCTGTATCCGGAAGTAATGGAGATGGGCGCGATCTGACCGTAAGCTTCACACGCCCAACTTCGGAAAGAGCAGTATCAGCCTATCGTGTCATGCTGGTCAAAACCCGTGATGTGAATGGGTTCAACGAAACTTCGGCAACAGCCGTACCATCTGGAAACTATACATCCATAACACCGAATGGCAATAACCCTAAGTTGACACTCAACGCACAGACGCGAGATGTGAATGGAGATCTGTTGAACTCCAATGAAACCTATCGCTTGTATGTACTTACAGTGGGCAATAACAACAATAACTTCAAAAATACACTCAGCTGGTCTTCTCAAACGTTGAAATTATCCGCAGTGAAGACAGCCGTTCAATCTGTGACTAGCTTGCGTGCAGCAGACATTAGTGATTACGGCGATGGACGCGATCTGGAGATTAACTTTACGCAACCGAGCAATACGTCGAACATTACGTATTATCGTGCGTTCGTAGTGAAAGCGAAGGATGCTTCTTCATTTAACCTAGCTGCAGCGAATAAAGTGAGTAACTCCAATTCAACGATTATCTATAAAGCAAATACGCAGACGATGAAGAGCCAGTTCAGCTCATCCACACGTGATACATCCGGAGAAATCATCAAAAATGGTACAGCCTACGTTGTCTACATTCTGTCCGTGAGCACTAATGCGGCAACAACAGACAACAAGCTGTCTGCTGCGTCTGCATCATTAACACTGGGAGTTAACGCTACAACAGCTCCTGTCATTACACAGGTTAAAGATAATTCAGACTATGGGGATGGACGCGATATTCAAGTGAGCTTCAACCGCTCATCGGATGAATCCAAAGTGTCGAGTTACCGTATCTTTGTAGTGCGTAATGCTGTATCCAGCAGCTTTAATTTGACTACAGCAAATAACTTATCATCTAACTTCTATTATACGGTGAACAAAACAGGCAATAACATCACGACAACGCTGCCTTCTTCGATGAAGGATACGAGCGGCTATAATGTGACGAACCTGCAGGATTATCGGATCTATGTGCTGGCTGTAGGTAACAATGGTGCTGCCAATATATTGTCTTCTTCCTCAGCCGTGCTGAGATTGACGAACAACGGAAACGCAGGCGCGGTAAGTAACCTGACGGTTGCCGATGTAAGTGATTACGGGAATAGCCAGGATCTACGTGTTTCATTTACCAAAGCTACAGACGAATCAAGAGTATCATCGTACCGCGTGTTCGTTGTTCCTTCTGGTAATGTAGGCAGCTTTACGCTGAATGCAGCGAATGCTTCATCTTACTATCAACAAGTGAACAAAACAGGAGGTAATCAGACCTTCACACTATCTTCTGGTCTAAGGGATGTCTATGGTACAACCATTAGAGAAGGTGTAAGCTATCGTGTGTTTGTTTTATCGGTAAGCAGCAGCGGGAACGCTAGCCAGAACTCATTGTCCGGTTATTCTCTACCGATCACACTTACTAAAAATACTGCCCTGACAGCACCAGCTGGTGTTCAAGCAGCGGATATTGCAGATAATGGCAATGGTAGCGATTTGCAAGTGACGTTTAATAGACCAGCAAATGAGGCAAATATATACCAATACCGTGTATTTGTAGTTAAGTCAGGGAATGTAGGCAGCTTCAACCTTGCAGAAGCTAATCGGAATTCAAACTTTAAAATTATAAATAAAGCTGGAGGAAGCGGTAACTACAATGTTACGCTTGATAGTAACTCAAAAGCAACGGATGGTACTACGATTGGTAACGATGTAAACTATCGAGTCTTCGTTCTCGCAATGAGCAATAATGATTCTATTGCTAATGCGTTGTCTACAGGATTTGATGTGAAGTTGGCTACGACAAGTGCTGTTGGAGCAGTCAGTGCCGTGAAAATTACATTGAAACCTCAAGAACAAGCAGTAGGTAATAGCTCCGATTTGATGGTTAGCTTTGATAAGCCAAGGGATGCAAGTGGCATCTCAAGTTATGCTTTAATGATAGTACCTTCTGAGAATGCCAGTTCATTTATACCGAATACAGCTAAAGCTGTGTTGCAAGCAAATTACTATCAAAATATATCCAAAGATGCATCAAGTACGAATGTACCGTTCTTTGCAGTTACTCCTGATGTCAATGGAAATCAGATCGTAGTTGGTAAAACATATCAAGCGTTCATTGTTTCGGTATCAGAAACCAATTCGCGTTCAATCAGTTTGTCTGAAGCCTCAAATATATTTAAAGTGGAGCCTAAGAAACAAGAACCTGTTGAAGTGAAGACTGCTACACTGACTGCTACTGATGCAACTACAACGCAAGCAGCGAAAATTATGTTCACTCCTGCTACAGATGAAACAGGGATTTCAGAGTATAGAGTTTTTGTAGTTGAAGAAGGTAAAAGCTTTAATATTAATAAAGCTATAGAATTAAGTAATTCATCTGACCGTTCTCAAAAAGTTAATCAAGGAACAACTGCTGGAGAAATAAGTTTAAGCATTCAAAATGATACAGAAGGTAATGCGATTTCAAATGATTTGAATTATGGAGTGTACGTTCTGTCTGTTGCAAAAACTGATTATAAACATGCTCTATTTTCCCCTTCTAATTTAGTTAAATTAAAGGTGTCGGAACCTACACAAATACAATCTGATGAAACAACGCTATAA
- a CDS encoding AraC family transcriptional regulator: protein MSERNDGMLAFRLTGLPDSRLPLYLYCVGTHEEKPQLRPDGFPVYQLFLSRAGMGKLKIPGKGDWSVNAGQMFVIEPGVAYEHMPHAKSGWELGYVGIGGESAGSVLHAVGLLPSQPRNLKDMEQFWSRMTDIWTALDQGRTDGWNNSALIYQLILDIARCMVSHEEAGSVEGSQTSTITAEKENDPGSEAFARAIELMHVHYQEDLLLKHVAEAVGYSVQHLNRLFHQRHGVTGHQYMQRLRLQKASQWLQDHPRSSVKEAAEMIGMEANYFIRMFKREFGETPGKEIKQRNQLKANQDSLD, encoded by the coding sequence ATGTCCGAAAGGAATGATGGAATGCTCGCATTTCGCTTGACTGGTTTGCCGGATTCCCGGTTGCCGCTGTATTTGTATTGCGTTGGGACACATGAAGAGAAGCCGCAGCTTAGACCTGATGGGTTTCCGGTGTATCAATTGTTTTTGTCACGCGCTGGCATGGGGAAATTGAAGATTCCCGGTAAGGGAGATTGGTCAGTGAATGCTGGGCAAATGTTTGTGATCGAACCTGGGGTAGCTTATGAGCATATGCCTCATGCCAAATCGGGTTGGGAACTTGGATATGTCGGCATCGGAGGAGAGTCCGCTGGATCAGTGCTTCATGCCGTTGGGCTCCTGCCTTCGCAACCTCGGAATCTGAAGGATATGGAGCAGTTTTGGTCACGAATGACCGATATTTGGACAGCGCTTGATCAAGGACGCACAGATGGATGGAACAACTCAGCCCTGATATATCAGCTTATTCTGGATATCGCACGTTGCATGGTATCTCATGAAGAAGCAGGCTCGGTAGAAGGGAGTCAAACCTCCACAATTACTGCAGAAAAGGAGAATGATCCGGGAAGTGAGGCATTTGCTCGTGCTATTGAGTTGATGCATGTACACTATCAGGAGGATCTCTTGTTGAAGCATGTTGCGGAAGCGGTAGGTTACTCCGTACAGCATCTTAATCGTTTATTTCATCAGAGGCATGGAGTAACCGGACATCAATATATGCAGCGTCTCAGATTGCAAAAGGCATCCCAATGGCTGCAAGATCACCCTCGATCTAGTGTAAAAGAAGCGGCGGAGATGATCGGTATGGAAGCGAATTATTTTATCCGCATGTTTAAACGTGAATTCGGGGAAACCCCTGGTAAAGAGATCAAGCAGCGCAATCAGTTGAAGGCTAATCAAGACAGTCTCGACTAA
- a CDS encoding DUF1129 family protein: protein MGISYKKLREIQNRQMTELSQMTPDNVKLFNQISSIARNTTADERTQEEWILSAGKEIVQAQKDGRSAKELYGSDLEAAVRSGLGLNEEENSEEASEHSEAPKTNDIQPQQQKQPRTPKWYAMIAWASVSFILLIQGGAGLIIGWTDGDIEPFSHISLFSIIVAAVGGIALVEMLRRLAERPDDQGADRNAVPKINLRGIVIYLAVVVLVLFVGYPLRDSLPVFNLAPWVSLVIGIIGLALLRPLFGQKKA from the coding sequence GTGGGGATTTCCTATAAGAAGCTAAGAGAAATACAGAATCGGCAAATGACCGAATTGAGTCAGATGACACCGGATAACGTGAAATTATTTAACCAGATTAGTTCCATTGCTAGAAACACAACTGCGGATGAGAGAACACAAGAAGAGTGGATTTTATCTGCGGGAAAAGAGATCGTTCAAGCGCAAAAGGATGGGCGTTCTGCTAAGGAGTTATATGGAAGTGACCTAGAGGCGGCTGTACGCTCTGGACTTGGTCTCAATGAGGAAGAAAATAGCGAAGAAGCCTCCGAGCATTCAGAAGCTCCTAAAACGAATGACATACAACCACAGCAACAGAAACAACCACGCACGCCAAAATGGTATGCGATGATTGCTTGGGCATCTGTGTCCTTTATCCTGCTGATTCAAGGCGGAGCTGGTTTAATTATCGGTTGGACAGATGGTGACATCGAGCCGTTTAGTCATATTAGTCTTTTCTCGATCATCGTGGCAGCTGTAGGCGGTATTGCTCTTGTAGAGATGCTACGCCGTCTAGCTGAGCGACCAGATGATCAAGGTGCGGACAGAAATGCTGTACCGAAAATTAATTTGCGCGGGATCGTTATCTACCTAGCTGTTGTCGTGCTCGTCTTGTTTGTGGGATACCCATTGCGTGACAGCCTGCCTGTGTTTAACCTCGCACCGTGGGTTAGTCTAGTGATTGGTATCATTGGTTTGGCCTTGTTGCGTCCCCTCTTTGGTCAAAAGAAGGCGTAA
- a CDS encoding alpha/beta hydrolase yields the protein MERQISIRHGEEELTATIHYPVVKDIKEANHQQRVPLAVICHGFVGSRIGVDRLFVKTARELAEDGYLVLRFDYIGCGESSGEYGAEGLESMIAQTRSVLDYAVNCSDVDPTRVTLIGHSLGGAVALLTAVRDKRVKNLVMWSSVGYPFNDIVKITGREVYDEGVKLGAADYLGYKFTPKFFDSLAEHQPFQEAVKFGGDVLVVHGTSDEIIPVDYAFLYQKVFWMRQEGRCDKEIIFQGDHTFSSGKEREQLITRTREWLGERQKIEQDWQHWMI from the coding sequence ATGGAGCGTCAGATCAGCATTCGCCATGGAGAGGAAGAATTAACAGCCACGATACATTATCCAGTGGTTAAGGACATTAAGGAGGCGAACCACCAACAGCGGGTTCCTCTGGCTGTCATTTGCCATGGTTTCGTGGGTAGTCGGATCGGGGTAGATCGTCTTTTTGTCAAAACTGCTCGTGAGCTGGCTGAGGATGGATATCTGGTGCTGCGCTTCGATTATATCGGCTGCGGGGAGAGCAGTGGCGAGTATGGGGCTGAGGGACTGGAGTCTATGATTGCTCAAACTCGCTCTGTACTGGACTATGCTGTGAACTGCAGTGATGTAGACCCGACCCGAGTGACTTTGATTGGTCATAGTTTAGGTGGTGCAGTAGCGCTGCTGACAGCTGTTCGTGATAAACGCGTTAAGAATCTCGTGATGTGGTCTTCGGTAGGTTATCCATTCAATGATATTGTGAAGATCACTGGACGGGAAGTGTACGATGAAGGCGTGAAGCTTGGTGCAGCTGACTACCTAGGATATAAATTCACACCGAAATTCTTCGATTCATTGGCAGAACATCAACCATTTCAAGAGGCTGTCAAATTTGGCGGCGATGTGTTAGTCGTTCATGGAACGTCAGATGAGATCATTCCAGTCGATTACGCATTCCTGTATCAAAAGGTATTCTGGATGCGCCAGGAAGGCCGCTGCGATAAGGAGATTATTTTCCAGGGAGACCACACCTTCTCTTCTGGCAAGGAGCGGGAACAACTAATCACCCGGACAAGAGAATGGCTGGGTGAGCGTCAGAAGATCGAACAGGATTGGCAGCACTGGATGATCTAA
- a CDS encoding DODA-type extradiol aromatic ring-opening family dioxygenase, whose product MTLPALFIAHGSPTLALESSDYTQFLNELGDKLPAPKAIVVFTAHWDCPEPSVTMDESHQTLHDFYGYASAMYNIHYPAAGQTDVASEICALFSRSNLPHRPVRGRGLDHGVWVPLLHMYPEANIPVIAVSVDSLRSPQEQYDIGRMLEQLRHDNVLIIGSGGTVHNLRMLAQDDEPQDWAVEFDDWLGERLEQWNTRELFLYEKKAPHARTAVPSYGMEHLAPLFYAMGTADMSRTAKRLFQSYACGTLSLNCWQFGDGI is encoded by the coding sequence ATGACATTACCCGCACTATTCATTGCGCATGGTTCTCCCACTCTGGCGTTGGAGAGCAGTGACTACACTCAATTTTTGAACGAGCTTGGAGACAAGCTGCCGGCTCCAAAGGCCATCGTTGTATTTACCGCACACTGGGACTGTCCCGAGCCTTCGGTGACGATGGATGAGTCCCATCAGACCCTGCATGATTTTTACGGATACGCTTCAGCCATGTATAACATACATTACCCTGCAGCTGGGCAGACCGATGTTGCGAGCGAAATTTGTGCGTTATTCTCACGTAGCAACTTGCCACATCGACCTGTTCGAGGACGCGGACTGGATCACGGCGTGTGGGTGCCGCTACTGCATATGTATCCCGAAGCCAACATTCCGGTTATTGCCGTATCGGTAGACTCGCTGCGTTCCCCACAAGAGCAGTATGATATTGGGCGTATGCTGGAGCAACTTAGGCATGATAACGTGCTGATCATCGGTAGTGGTGGAACGGTTCATAATCTGAGAATGCTGGCACAGGATGATGAGCCACAAGACTGGGCCGTAGAGTTCGATGACTGGCTTGGGGAGCGTCTAGAGCAGTGGAATACCAGAGAATTGTTTCTGTATGAAAAAAAAGCTCCTCATGCGCGGACGGCAGTTCCGTCCTATGGCATGGAACATCTGGCTCCATTGTTCTACGCGATGGGCACAGCGGATATGTCTCGCACAGCGAAGCGATTATTTCAATCGTATGCCTGCGGCACGTTAAGTTTGAATTGCTGGCAGTTTGGAGACGGCATATAA